Part of the Bacillus sp. THAF10 genome is shown below.
TTTCGTCCATTGCTTCTTCCATACAGGACAGCCAAGCATTGGCACGCTTAGGCGTAATTTCAAAAGGCATATGGCGTGCTCTTAACATTGGATGACCATGTTCACTTGTATAAAGTGCAGGACCTCCTAAATACTGAGTGAGAAATTGTTTCTGCTTTCTCGCCGTTTCTGACAGATCATTTGGAAATATTGGAGCTAAGCTCGGATGCTGACCAACACGTTCATAAAAAGCATCAACAAGTTGATGGATAATCTGTTCTCCGCCTAACATTTCATAGGGTGATGAGATGGGATTCATATGTTAACTCCTCATGTGTTTAAAGTAACGATTGTATATATATTTTAGCAATGTGATTATTATATCTCAAACAATTCGATTCCACGCTTGCAAAAAACAGGGAAAAAAGGGAGGAAGCTGGGAAGAAAAATAGAAAAAAACCACCTTAAAAAAGGTGGTTAGGTGTGAAAGCTTTCCGTCACTTTCCGAACATAATTCATCGTTTCTTTAAATGGTGGAATGCCGTTATATTTATCTACATTACCTGGACCTGCATTATAAGCGGCGAGAGCTAGTTTTACGTTTCCATCATATTTATCAAGCATCTGCTTGATATACTTAGTGCCGCCCATAATGTTTTGATAGGGATCAAAGGAGTTTTTAACACCGAGCCCTTTAGCGGTACCAGGCATTAATTGCATCAACCCTGCCGCACCTGCATGACTGAGAGCATTTGGATTGAAACTGGATTCCTGCCTAATGATGGATTTGATCAGTTTTGGATCAACTCCAAAACGGCTTGCAGCTTCTTGAATGATCTCTTCAAAATCAGATCCATTCGTAAGAGGATTATGAGTGATAGGAACAGGAGCAGGAGTATGATCCAAGCTGAAAGAATTTACTTTGTTCAATAGCTCTGCTGTGTTCAAGGGATGTACAAATGGCATGCTAGGAGGCATGGACGAAAACGACGTAGCTTGTTGCTTGTCACCGCTATTTGCTAATAAGCTCTCCAATATGTCAGCAAAATGCTGTTGGGAGTTTGGTGTACTGGTATTACTTTTGGATGACATTCCTTGCAATGCCTGGAGTTGCATCATCGACCGCAAATGTTCCACATTCACACTAAATCACCACTTTCTTTTAACGAACAACCCTTTGCCTCATAAAAACGGGCAACCTTGTTTTTCGTATCTCGAACAGTGATTCCGTACGCGTTTAAGAGTTCCTGAAACACTTCTTTTCCTTTTTCATAGCTTTTTACTTCATATTCTAATTCAAAGTCACTAGTATCAAGATAATGGCTTTCATCAAGCACCAACAACCCATCTTGATATGGGACTTCCACTCTGTTAGTTTTTAATGATCCGAAAAAAGTGAAAGAAGAAGGATCAATCATAAGCTCTTCCT
Proteins encoded:
- a CDS encoding globin, whose translation is MNPISSPYEMLGGEQIIHQLVDAFYERVGQHPSLAPIFPNDLSETARKQKQFLTQYLGGPALYTSEHGHPMLRARHMPFEITPKRANAWLSCMEEAMDEIGLEGPHRKEFFQRLVLTAQHMINTPDKPEEKEDSM
- a CDS encoding lytic transglycosylase domain-containing protein, producing MNVEHLRSMMQLQALQGMSSKSNTSTPNSQQHFADILESLLANSGDKQQATSFSSMPPSMPFVHPLNTAELLNKVNSFSLDHTPAPVPITHNPLTNGSDFEEIIQEAASRFGVDPKLIKSIIRQESSFNPNALSHAGAAGLMQLMPGTAKGLGVKNSFDPYQNIMGGTKYIKQMLDKYDGNVKLALAAYNAGPGNVDKYNGIPPFKETMNYVRKVTESFHT